From the Papaver somniferum cultivar HN1 chromosome 2, ASM357369v1, whole genome shotgun sequence genome, the window GATCTATATTTGCAGAGGATCTCCTAGTGGACCGGCAGCCTCATTACCATTTCCAGATCAGTTAGCTTGTTCACTTGCAATACAAACTTCACTTCCAAGCAATTATGTTCTTATAGCTTCATGTGTCGCATCATAAAACCCTGATGGGGGCTTCTTCTCCATGAAAATCTCAGCATTATAGTCAGTAACCTTCTCTTTCCCACGCTGTTGCTTAGTATCGGTTATCCCAGCAGCcaacaattctctctttttctgcaAACAAGCAAGTCTACTGGCTTCTTCAAGGATTTTCTCTCTCGCTCTTCGTTTCGCTTTTTTTCCACTTATGTTGGCTAACCTAGCACGCGCTGCAGACAGCATTTCCTCCGCGTCATCATCCCAATCAACAGGATCAGGACGAGCAGGCCGCGCTTCAGGATTAGGGTCAATCTCTCCTGGACGCAACTTCCTCGGATCATAGTTATCAGGTCTATCACTCTTACTATCCACACCACAGGCAGCATCAAGAAGCTTCTCGTAGCGATCAATACACTGAGAAGATGTTCGCCCAATAGTTGAAGCAATTGTTTTCCATTGCGATGGCATGACCTTTGAAAGATGAAGCAGCCTTTCATCTTCTTGTCTTGTCCATTCAACAATCTAAACAAAAACCAAtccaaacacaaattcaaatttaataagaaccaaacaaacaatcttTCACAAACCaaaaagacttaataaacaaaaccATGTAGAAATCACAGAATTAGGTCATAATTTTGTCTCCTTAACCCTAATTATTAAACCCTAAAACCAGAACCATAAAGGGGCAATCAAACATTGTCCAATTGTATCAATACAGGGTTTTGACTTCCGATAGATTATACTAGAAATATTTCACCAACTGGGTTCTTGGAATTTTCATTCaataacaaaaagggggaaagaACACGAACCTTTTTAATGGAAGGATCAAGCCATTGGCACCACCTAGCTTTGCAGTGAATGGCAGATTTGCGTGGAAGTAATGTAGAGATTCGAGACCATTGGTTACTGCCATATTTCATAACCCCGGATTTGAGAATTTCATCTTCCGCGTTTGTCCAAATACCACCCTTCATCACAGTTCTCATCTTTCTGTTTCTTTTCGTAACTCTGTCGAACAGCAACCTCTCTATTTATATAATTTGTGCCCTTTCTATTTATGATCGATCGGCTTCAACGGTGCGCATTAGGGTGAATCCTACGGGAATGGCGAATAGCTAATAGGCCCAGTTATCTGCTACTGTGGATCCGTCAAACCAACAAACTACGTACCGCGGGCGGCCAACCATCAACTGTGCCCGCGGGCGTCAAACCAACAAAACTATGCATTATTGCTTTGGCCGCTCGCTTGGTTGATGTTCAGCTTGTCAGCTATGCTTTGGCCGCTGACGTTTAGCCCCTCTCTAACGGCCATCCAATGGTGGGTCTCGTATTGTCACATCCGCAAATGCACCTTCCAAACTCCTGGCATGGATGTACCCGGCAGTAATGTAATTCAGTGAATCAAGCTTCACCCACGAATGCTtcaaccttataagtttgcaccagtACAAACAACATCACTTACACAGTTCTGCAACGAAAGTCTTTAGCCTTCTTTCACTTATCTTTTCTTCACAAATGCTTACTATAAAGCATGCATTCAATAACACGATCAtctaaccaagaacacttagAGCATGACACAattaacccattttattgcatcaaagggaagatatacaaaacttgtccacttagggacttacacggacttgttcctcttgaaccaagCATTAACCTTACAAAAACTCTTTTAATTTGAGTCTCACAATCTCCTATGTAAGCCTGCTGATTTTCTCATGCCTTTGCACTATTTATACAGCAGCTTTAATGGCCAAAACTCGTGCACAACACTTGCACACGCATGGGACAGCCATCTATCCCATATGGCAGTTCCATAACCGCCAACAATTGTGCCAACTGGCCAGTTTCTTTTCTTACTCGAGCCAGCCTTCCACACCTGTTCCAAAGCAGTTATGAACACTCTCCCACGCTTATAAATTTCCTTTATAACTATCCTTTCTTGTCTCACACCTTTGGCACACTTGTAAAGCCAATATCCAACTCATAATCGTCATTTGATCCATAACGTGCAACCTTTACGCATTTTTGAACTTGGCCTTGAATAAATACTCAGACGGCATGGCCCTAAGAactgattgaacccatgtatgatATTTTGTATGTTCAATCAcgtagtagtcttggaatacaggcaaaccaattctaaacttgtttggaagtgtggtataaccgattccaagaatgcataTACATGTAAATGTGAAATAAGGATTCAcactgaaaagatgtcaacatactttgaacatgagcagtaactcttatcatgtattgttcaaagatattccttagtactcaaggtgatcctgtgccaaaataaattaagaatattttaattaaggtttttggttttatatgcttcaattaccagcaattaatgcatatctttagagaataaacatttactaattggagattttctattgagagatttcggaaatattagacaagcatttattggaattaggaaaaccgaatttttccattcattgcatatcttgagaatatcttcggttttggaaattccttaatgtccaaacatccttggtgtataaatacctaagtttgcatttcaagcaaactatcctaagagccaagaaaacttcatttcttgttgtttctggtggagccgtctattcagagaggaaaataTCTTAATTAGGTGAGATCTCTTACGAcggctcgtttaaagacttatgtgcgatcaagaagatctacgaggaccgtcggtgggaaactagataattgcagtgttattagttttcgattgacttGATTAACTAACAATTGTTGAAACTTtaattacacctagtttgtttatgcttgagaatcttctctcctgatataagattcactcaaactaaatcagAATATCGACATGATCTTTAGAATTGTTATTAgatttaaagacatcttgtgataatccattgttaacacatTTCGTTCTGTgggtgattgattacaagagattcaaggggTATTGTGTAGGTTactgaagattaaagaatatttgcagacggagaagatttcttattagttttcgtatcttgtgaatttgtgtgcacaaaccttgatcggctgggatccaactagaatcggatttatttgattgattagttgcgtgagatcggcattctctttatttatctttgagatttatattgattgagtgtgaatataTACACACGAAGTCTGAACCGAATCGTTGTactgtatcgactcagtccatatacgACCACATTTGGTagatgacttataggttgaaaataAAATATCGTGGTGTttttaggtaccctcgtcttttcaattagtatcagagcatgcaaacacgaaaagatctaccaatctgtatttggtgtgatccaacctataagatttgaataTATGACTGATTCAATTAACGTACTATCAAGGTTAGATGACTCAAAGTTTTTTCAAATGAATACAAACAATGAAATTGTTGAGTCTCTTCGTTACAAATAAATTTGTACTTTCGACGAATGTCGTCTGTATCTTAGTTTCACATAAGATGCTTCGAGCAAAATTAAGAGAAAAATGTCAGAATTTGCTGAACTAGAGAAACGACTTTCTGATTTAACTAATGAGATTAAGATATATGAACAAAAGGAAGATGAATCTTTATCCAAAACACTCAAAATTTTGGATAATAAGAGTAAGGTTCAAGATGAGGTTGATAAAAATTTCTCAAAGAGCTAGATCACTCAAGAGAGACTAATAATTATAAAGGAAATCAACTCATTCATGAGTACTTGATGAATTATACCTCTGAGCAGATAGATATTTGTGAAGAAAATGATCTTCATAAGTCTCCTGAAgaatttcttcaagaagattGTGAAGGGTCAGATATCATTCGAGAATCTACcaaaatattctttgatttgccCAAAGCAGAAGAAGAAATATTGATATCAATTTCTGAAGAAAAGTGTTCGTCTCATCATGAACCCTATGGCATGTGTAAACGATTCGATAATTGGTTGCCGATAATCAAGAATCAGTGCCCATGTATCAGTCTCTTTTGGATCCGGATTCACATCCGAATACATGATAATTTAGACGATGAAACCAAAGAGAGATgggttattatcttcttcttcctctatcgGATTCGAAGAAAACGAAACAGTGGACTAGGGTTCGAAATTTCTTCTCTTCGAATTTTTGGATGTGTATTTCAAGGAAAGAAATTGTTATCTACTTACTATAGGATTCAAGAGGAACAAATGGTTACCCTCAATTATTTTCAAAAAAGTTCAATCAGGGAGATTCAATACTCAACCAACCATATCGATTGTAAGTGGATTTTCACTCTTCTTGTTGTTTCAATGGCAAATAGAGGTAGAAATACTAGAAATTTTGTAAGCAATGAAAGCTCAACTAGGAACATGATGCTCTATTCTACTGTATAGATGTTAATTATGAAAACATGCCTAGTCTCACTTATGATATTGCATAAATTACTTTGTAGATGATGAATGTATCACCAAATTCGGTTCAATCAAAGAACCCATTATGGAAATGATCTTTATGGAAGTATCGGATAAAAAATACACGAAATTTGTTAATGGAAGAGAATAGGGTATTATTCATGAATCATCATTCAAGGCTACTCCGGACCTTGTCAAACTATTTTATGCGAATATGCATGAGATGATCTTTGAAGGATGCACCTTCCGTACCATGATCGGTGCAAAATATTTTGAAGTTAACAAGCAGGTCATCTCGGAATTGATTCTCTATCCTTATAAGAATACCTTCTTACCTTGTACGGATCCGACATATCGTGTCGACAACAACACCATTTCTTCCTTATTGGTGGAGTATGGTTAGTTAATACACTTCTCATTCATAATATTGAGTTCCATATCAAGGTGTTTGGAAAACTAGTTTTTGCAAATCTTTGTCCTAGCAATATGCATAAGTCAAGGTGGATAAGAGATGTTGTTGAACTTGTATATCATCTTTTCAGAGGAATCAAAAACTTTGATTTATGTGGTCTAATAATTATATAGATGATTACAATTCGAAGAAGTGGAAGGAGAACTCCTGAATTTGCTTGTCTGGTTCTAAGATTTTGTAGCTTTTTGGTATTGTATGGCCAAACTCCAGgagaaaaattcaaaacaaacTAGGGGAAGGAATTCTTAACAAGATGAGAGGACAAGTATACAATGCTCCTGCTCTCATAAAAGTTGAAGGTGACTTCCAAACACTCAAGAGAAGACTACAGAGAGAGAACAATTTTATCATTGACTTAATTGATCATGCTACCGACAAAGGAAGATACTGATTTAGACATCTCAGATTAGTATTTATACCCCTAATGTGTAATATTATGTATATTATAGTTCTGCCTTGTAAAAGGCGTTTGGTATTTTTGTTGTACTTGTTAAAAACTAGTTGTAGACACTTTGTGTATAAGAGTGCTTAACTTATGAGATGTTtgttattaaccttaatattcgatcttatatgatgtaacccttatgatttgtgtggcattttgatttagcgggattaagttctatacaatgttggtaggctttatcaaaggatcataaggtgttccgattgaaactcatatgtgaaaagtcacaatatgttgaatcaatttgtgtttacatgagttgtgtttagcataacatatgtgtttcgggttttcaacttttgataTTGGCATGTATTAGTTAAAactgattcaacctttctctggtaaaggttgctcttttttttgttcttttgttcttgcgagaggatgacaataatCGGGGaaaagttcttatttgaacttgcatttaatgatatatctttctgggaaaAGTggctgcggaatttgaggtaatgaatttgttagttaatcgttttcatgtttaagaaaagcctgtttatattgcatatattttgcttttgcttaacaaaatttcagtataATTGATATGTTTCATTATactgtgtatggatgtgtgtgattcaattatttccggttaagaaaaattgtgtcaatttatttggcttattgtttggtatcttctctattgttgggtatcaagtgtttttgcttattgaaattcggtgcaattgcggtgctataatgtatatgtttatttcaattgcttccggttaagaaaataattgtgcaagtcaagtTATTtcggtttgtatgtattgtttatggcttaacaaaatacgggatcatttgtttagtccaattgatttcggataagagaaactaagttgattatcatcttagttagacttatcaaattggagaattcggttattcaagtataatggaatgccttgacaaggaaaactagataactaacctagtgtttgtcttgtataaagggaaaggtctaagttattgtctgaataattagagcctaatgagagaaataaagttaattctgatctttattttggtcttatcaaaataaGTGATTGTGCATATGCAATCGGTCTAACAagagaattaagtttcttagtcgaattgttagactattagggaaaattgcttcggtctTTGGTTTTAATATtgatctaaagtggtatgtgaaaccatCGTTCTTAACTCTTATAAGTTGTTTACAAatattttagatttgtaagatcctttcggtttgtcctttattttctcgaacctttgtcattttgtgacaaaaagagggagaaatatatggagtaaacaagtggttTTTAATCACTAAGAAAGCACAATTAtgcttaaacattatatctacgaagagtaaaacattgactaagggggagaaacatatcatattgttgtgcaGTACTtcttactacaaaaggggaataacaaagatgttcgtattgaatatttacctagcttacttttagggggagtaaaggcatttgttattcaaatgtcaacaacgacatttattgattaAATATAtgtaggttattgtgttgttgaatcttggaatcaagcgtatgtaaaatgaataatttgtaatttgtttatccatatgtaataagaggtttgtcactaaaattgacaaagggggagattcttagaTCATAGCTAGGTTAAactcaccaaacgttggtatgtcaagtttagttgtcatattttagtatcaaaactcatctagagtcgcttgattaaatactagagtcaactttgtttaggttagactagaaagtgtaggaatgttgagacatataagtatcactccgaatacctgaagaatgtgaagaagtaacgaactacaacgacgacatcatccttccacttgaggttaataatattgaatTGAACAGttttattcctaacgtatctttcaagtcgtattatatttaaaacataactgcgaagctgtacatattgtatgatactctagtatgtgacatgatcataatagtatgatcatagtattaaggaattatactacgaagtataacgcttatcttttgaacttcgtggatatgacatcgacataatattgtatatattgttgTGATTATgcgaatgggttatggtgaagatttcatcttaggaaacaatgttttacattttttacattcatgaacttgtttcgtgaatcgaaagggaaatcaataggcttaTTGGTTTGGCTATTTattacaaatctttggatgaccaatatgtgtgagatggtagaaccgatcttaacttaggttactatcttggtataactaatcacaatgcccgacttatgatttggtatgactggttttgacaattgatgtaaccgattctgagtaatcaccatgtgatggtatgatcgatccttgtaattggtttgaccgatcatgagtgttgtgtgaccgatccttgtaatcggagtaaccagtcctggtaactggtgtgacggatcacaagtaataccaagtgtagatggaaccgatccttgtaactggtataaccgatcctagtaactggtgtgaccgatcacaagtatttccatatttaggtataactgatcctagtgattggtagaaccgattaaaCCCATGTATGTGGTTTCGTATGataaatcacatagtagtctttgAATACAggaaaaccaattctaaacttgcttggaagtgtggtataaccgattccaataaTGCAagtccatgtaaatatgaaataaggatttgtggTGAAAGAtgccaacatactttgaacatgagcagtaaatattatcatttattgttcaaagatattccttagtactcaaggtgatcctatcCCGAgaaaaattaagaatcttttaattaaggtttttggttttatatgctttaattaccagcaattaatgcatatctttagagaataaaaattagtaatgtgcatttactaattggatattttctattgagagatttcagaaatattggacaaacatttatttgaattaggaaaaccgaatttttccattcattgcatatcttcagttttggaaattccttgtagtccaaacatccttggtctataaatacctaagtttgcatttctagctatcataagatccaggcaaacttcatttcttgttgtttctggtggagccatctattcggagaggaaagtatcctaattatgtgaaatctcttacgaccgctcgtttaaagacttctgtgggatcaagaagctttacgagtaccgttggtgggaaactagataattgtaatgttagttttcgattgatttgattgaataatggttgttgaaactttgattgcacctagtttgtttatgcttgagaaacttctcttctgatataagatttactcaaactagatcagagtattGACAGGATTCTTAGAACTgttgttatatctaaagacatcttgtgataatccattgtttacATACTCTGATTTGTGCATGattaatcataagagattcaagtagtgttgtgcaggttattggagattaaagaagattttgaagacgaagaagatttctttttagttttcgtatcttgtgaatttgtgtgcacaaaccctgatcggttgggatccaactagaatcatatttctttgatttattaGTCGTGTGAGATcagcattctctatatttctctttgagatttatattgattaagtgtgaatctatacttgactatttcggtagttaaagttagattgatctaactagacaatggagtttattagattaaacggaagagtcttCGTCAAACAACTCATCATAATCTTGtaccaagattgattagagtggttaccaaacaaagttttcctttgttgtttggaatacgatccaaaggacttgctattaaTGTGGGcaactctagaagtcgaagacgcagggatactaagggaactaagtagctatgggtagtctgcttggtctcaactatacgaagtcggtattatattttttataacggcttaattctgagagtattcaaaaatggactaggtcccggggtttttctacatttgcggtttcctcgttaacaaaatcttgctgtgtcttttactttgatttccgcattataattgtttattataataaagtaaaatacacatatacgttaactccgccATTAATTGATAGTGATCctttagagtttggttattaccgaacctattacaaagtaacacactttattgtagcattgtctcgatcttgtatccatagtcaatcacataagttATGTTGTTTTTGTATTATCTCAAtattgtatccatagacaattacacgaagtgtgaaccaaatcgttatattgtctcgactcagtcgatagacgatcacattcggtagaggacttataggttgaaaataaaatattgtgTTTTATTTGGGTACCCTCCTCTTTTAAGGatgaactgtacctaaacgtgtatagcttgttggctcaataatagttaactgaagttagccatattaacacttctagatcaaatatgataatcaatcaatcatgatagataatcaaatgaatctaaatgtgtttcaagagagttgttcaaatgttcatcatctcatagaaatatatatatgaaccatttgaaacaaaattgatTTGGTTTGTAAttatacaaagtacttatacaagaaccaatacATGAACATAATTCTACGGTTTGTAAAACCAGTCAACATACCTTATTACATTAAAGTTCCAGGTACTTTAATTCGTAAACTGAGTTCACAAACGAACCtcagttcatgagtatgaaaatccatACTTGCCGATTTTAAAACCTGGCCACCGTGTTCGCAAAttgagtacgcgaacaacagttctGACCTTTGGCTTTATCCAGCCGTTCGGAAAtagggtacgcgaacaacagttcctGACTTGGCCTTATCTATCCATTCGCAAacagggtacgcgaacaacaactccggaacttttcacaggtaaaccagttcgcaaacaataGTTCCAGACCTGAACTAGACTTACACGGTTAGCATACAAATtatacaacctgtattatatccagacatggtagtcgttctaaagctctcatttaatcattgaaacatccttggaagacaacaatgctaatcttacacataccactagcttaaagttattttcaagtgattaatcgatcaatacgaaacttcccaagttgacatcaaatgattgtctcacacaaatcatataagatgttcaaggtaattttcacatgatcatctttgacttaatatttagtttccaacaaatgaattgtttcGAACTATACTCGTCAAGTAtatgatgaacttagctaaagttaaaagcttccaacacgtatttcgagaaatagataaactcgacttaaaatatcaaatgtgtataatgtaaatatAGTTATACGaattagtctctttagaagatataatagaatagacttctgagtgacagattagttttagtctccacataccttttgttgatgaagttcctccaagctcttcaatatatcttcttcttcaattggtgagcGTCGTGAAAtataaatctcaactacatacttctatcctaatctgagacatagctataagtagactagaaatcaatgttagagcattgctcggtctaactcgcatgcattgatatctcaagaatgtttgtcaagtttatttgtcaaaactatatgtgttgattctagactacttatatctaagtcacggtttaggacagattagtgtagttgagctccggactccatggcgatcatcttacgaagacgaagaactactcaaggaaccagtggaacttcatccgactaaaaggtatatggagacttgaacttatctatcactcaaaagtatatctaccctatctcctactcttgagacaaagtcgtataagtatgatagttttcatacatacacatttgctatttcaagacgagtttactcgcctatatttttctcgaaatatgtgttggtaagctttcgctttatccacttttcatcttaacccgcggcgaaattcatgatgacgtttcaatcttgaaaatagctttgatgacgatagttgtgaataacgattgttataacattatagaagaatgtttcaatgattgaaacgtagagttgagattacgtaaccaactatgtatataagcatatacagagtgttcgcacattagtgtataaatccatgttccggaaaccaagtgtgtgcatatgtgtgcatatggtattggtgaaggagacaggctgggtacgcgtaccagcggaactTTTCGAACCGAAATTGATGCCGAGTTTGTAAGTTtccaaactgttaaaccagtcaccttaggtacacat encodes:
- the LOC113353769 gene encoding cell division cycle 5-like protein, producing MRTVMKGGIWTNAEDEILKSGVMKYGSNQWSRISTLLPRKSAIHCKARWCQWLDPSIKKIVEWTRQEDERLLHLSKVMPSQWKTIASTIGRTSSQCIDRYEKLLDAACGVDSKSDRPDNYDPRKLRPGEIDPNPEARPARPDPVDWDDDAEEMLSAARARLANISGKKAKRRAREKILEEASRLACLQKKRELLAAGITDTKQQRGKEKVTDYNAEIFMEKKPPSGFYDATHEAIRT